From a single Apostichopus japonicus isolate 1M-3 chromosome 12, ASM3797524v1, whole genome shotgun sequence genomic region:
- the LOC139977246 gene encoding uncharacterized protein isoform X7, with translation MLPCKIRGTDHTTTSRWKSISIMDQLRLFTCVVLLCALFVCSETKPNRRDTTCEEIRRRSTCADMGYDHTMFPNALGHESADSAEEALNVILSGLASVTGTGDQCYTLIRTFMCHSHVPMCVASSSTMLPPCREMCELLFSECGHIMQTIPQLSSLNCEMAPYSNSDITMPNCAPVSPVVEANVCCPRPFKNVGGACIKILKKARPQKSSVKSCEADGATFAKLAPRDHLIPFLQSELFDTADNMWLGISVEDGARLVWTFDGTEVAPEYLMGGGLSPDDIGSRKTCFILDAEGEIGVADCRNTDAPTLCQVSNECPFGISSTPRVVEVTPPDEGVSNGTSVTSDGEEREEDRDTPFVPLPESGECEAQTMVLCRDLGYTMTRFPNALGMPNQEDAFNELKRWAPLIGIGCSPHMKELLCSLYAPPCMSASSPAQLPCREVCESAKEGCLPQMQKFGHSWPNVINCTKFASYSGSESCYMGSLTVSDSPSGSASGTCELIEDPMCLDFGYSYTMMPNGFGQATQMEASMGMNAFQSLILLGCSPALPSFLCGMFYPVCTNGINVLPCRSLCETARSGCASFVEAIGLEWPPELDCANLQEDELCFNGTSMSEMPGESEESMTPPSGPILGSCEEISSPMCKNLPYSSTSLPNNFGHQSQDAVNAVIVQMLPLVQIECSPHLEELLCLVHFPPCGSLRSQVPCRELCEAAMSGCAPIMSEFGYEWPEYLNCEELPSFSQTTCFMGSIALFDKSNSAEASETCQPLRVPSCSHMPYSFTEIKNTTQEQIETLMQNYLPLIQLGCSSAVIDFFCTIHAPPCFFNGRPSFICREMCEAAIDGCPILQQASADQSVNCNLYASKSSGLCFYEETEMDQPSDSCEEVTVPLCQDMPYYSTSFPNMFGQVSQEDAALEVHLYEPLVQMQCSPHIKEFLCAAYVPMCGPTMRTPCRELCQSARAGCEDLMVNFGFEWPGQLACESLPSSQEDMDCYIGSLQDDSAQTSGTCQPLRVPSCSHMPYNFTEIQDTTQEQIETLMQNYLPLIQLGCSSALTNFFCSIHAPPCTITGMPFFPCREVCEAAIDGCPILQQAPADQSVDCNLFPPRSSGMCVYVETEMDQPSDSAQTSETCQPLRVPSCSHMPYNYTEMQNTTQEQIETLMQNYLPLIQLGCSSALTNFFCSIHAPPCSVNGMPSFPCREMCEAAIDGCPILQQAPADQSVDCNLFPPRSSGMCVYVETEMDQPSGAECEPLELTTCQGFGYTHTAFPNYLAQQSQSEAAFFADIFDSIENTGECADVFLEYACQLLAPRCVGEPMRRVPPCRQLCERTRTACASLFDSEDLSSIIDCETLDAFGSYCEDDENIDEPIFANVTYIATQPPSLCEPVAVSMCAELGFHFTTSQQEASATEMNGEMSNIMPLVQSMCSPLLLPLTCSAYTPRCDPLTGGVEMPCREICRDVLKDCKKVLKGIGIEAPSFLSCKRYPSNEDSACVMDIAPPLEPIIAEYTRTDTSLTISVEQPEGTYGIPGRGFSGYNIIHDMGVVSQDSDGSRTDITFDLTPEQSLHHIVVTVVPFNGFGEGRATDILTKSDMSMPRPGNLQVSPQPDEDGSYQLTNTALNTFACSNAADDVMAYPEWSRNGIKVEVESVESASYHVVRYGERTTVLIVTKVDSAIYTCSLEGESEVRRLQLKLPCEGITQPFCGYESIQLPNFYGHTSESEAISDAMAFVTLIQAQCSENLFNFVCATYTPMCDAPVPVLCRELCESAMRECSEVITATNFQWPDQASCENFPSMADGNCYSGSNPEPGAEPEPEPEVYPEPEPEMTPEPETEPMPNATDSGSSNAAQPPVVLKKRRYDISEQGVSGKFQGWADVQGQGAANDYCRVLKFRKKRFYLACALAGSDDELSYTSPDIRSGDFDEGFKDTWYMKDEDGDGRDDFCRCIDGTDTPYVSCMRAGDDGFEGHYDFTPTESVTPINCQKIRVNPFLGHPQIDN, from the exons ATGCTACCCTGCAAGATCAGAGGTACAGATCATACGACCACCTCTCGCTGGAAGTCTATTTCGATCATGGATCAGCTTAGGCTCTTTACCTGTGTAGTCCTTCTATGCG cCCTCTTTGTTTGCTCGGAAACCAAACCAAACCGTCGAGACACAACATGCGAGGAGATCAGGCGAAGATCGACATGTGCTGACATGGGCTATGATCACACAATGTTCCCAAACGCTCTTGGCCATGAGTCGGCAGATTCTGCGGAAGAAGCATTAAATGTAATTCTCTCCGGATTAGCCAGCGTAACTGGCACTGGAGACCAATGCTATACCTTAATACGTACATTCATGTGCCATTCGCATGTGCCCATGTGCGTTGCCAGCTCATCTACAATGCTGCCACCATGCAG GGAAATGTGCGAGTTACTGTTTTCAGAGTGCGGTCATATTATGCAGACTATTCCACAACTTTCTAGTCTTAATTGTGAAATGGCGCCATACTCTAACAGTGATATAACCATGCCAAATTGTGCCCCCGTTTCTCCTGTTGTTGAAG CAAATGTTTGCTGCCCTCGACCCTTCAAAAATGTGGGTGGCGCCTGCATTAAAATACTGAAGAAAGCACGGCCACAAAAGTCATCGGTAAAGAGCTGCGAAGCAGATGGTGCTACCTTTGCCAAACTCGCTCCTCGAGATCATCTGATT CCATTTCTTCAGTCAGAATTGTTCGACACTGCCGACAACATGTGGCTGGGAATCAGTGTTGAAGATGGCGCTCGATTGGTTTGGACTTTCGATGGTACAGAAGTTGCTCCTGA ATATTTGATGGGCGGAGGTCTGTCTCCGGACGACATTGGTAGCAGGAAAACTTGTTTCATTCTGGATGCTGAAGGCGAAATAGGAGTAGCTGATTGCAGAAATACTGACGCTCCTACTCTTTGCCAGGTCTCAAACGAATGCCCGTTTGGCATAA GTAGCACACCACGAGTTGTAGAGGTAACACCACCTGATGAGGGAGTTTCCAACGGCACCTCCGTCACCTCCGATggagaagaaagagaagagGATCGAGACACACCTTTTGTGCCTCTTCCAGAATCAGGAGAATGTGAAGCACAGACAATGGTTCTTTGTCGTGATCTGGGGTACACAATGACTCGCTTTCCAAACGCACTCGGAATGCCGAATCAAGAGGATGCCTTCAACGAGTTGAAGAGATGGGCTCCTCTCATAGGGATAGGCTGTTCGCCTCACATGAAGGAACTTCTCTGTTCTCTCTACGCTCCACCATGTATGTCTGCTTCCTCCCCAGCACAACTTCCATGTCGAGAGGTTTGTGAATCTGCAAAGGAAGGATGTCTCCCACAGATGCAAAAATTTGGACACAGTTGGCCAAATGTGATCAATTGCACAAAATTTGCTTCCTACAGCGGTTCTGAGTCGTGCTACATGGGGTCATTAACAGTGTCAGACTCACCATCTG gcTCAGCGTCTGGTACATGTGAGCTAATTGAAGATCCAATGTGTCTTGACTTTGGATATAGCTACACGATGATGCCTAATGGATTTGGTCAAGCCACCCAAATGGAAGCCAGCATGGGTATGAATGCATTCCAGTCACTCATTCTTCTTGGTTGTTCACCGGCCCTTCCAAGTTTCCTTTGTGGCATGTTTTATCCAGTGTGTACGAATGGCATTAACGTTCTGCCGTGCAGAAGTCTCTGTGAGACCGCTCGCTCTGGGTGTGCATCATTTGTTGAAGCCATTGGCTTGGAATGGCCTCCTGAGCTTGACTGTGCCAACTTACAAGAAGACGAACTGTGCTTTAACGGAACTTCAATGTCAGAAATGCCAGGCGAATCAGAAGAATCAATGACACCACCCTCAG GACCGATATTGGGATCTTGCGAGGAGATATCTTCACCCATGTGCAAGAACTTACCATACTCATCTACGTCGTTACCAAACAACTTTGGTCATCAATCTCAGGATGCCGTGAATGCAGTAATCGTGCAAATGTTACCTCTCGTTCAAATCGAGTGTTCTCCCCACCTCGAGGAGCTTCTTTGCTTAGTACATTTTCCTCCCTGTGGGTCTTTACGATCACAGGTTCCATGCCGTGAGTTATGTGAGGCTGCAATGAGTGGATGTGCCCCCATAATGAGTGAATTCGGATATGAATGGCCTGAATATTTGAATTGTGAAGAGCTTCCGTCTTTCAGCCAAACCACCTGCTTCATGGGCAGCATAGCTCTATTCGATAAGTCCA ACTCGGCAGAAGCCAGCGAAACTTGTCAACCACTCCGTGTTCCATCTTGCTCTCACATGCCTTACAGCTTTACTGAAATTAAAAACACAACACAGGAGCAGATTGAAACACTGATGCAAAATTACCTTCCTCTAATTCAGCTTGGTTGTTCTTCGGCGGTGATTGACTTTTTTTGTACTATACATGCGCCCCCCTGTTTTTTCAATGGAAGACCCAGCTTCATTTGTCGAGAAATGTGTGAAGCCGCTATAGATGGCTGTCCTATTCTGCAGCAAGCATCTGCAGACCAGTCAGTGAATTGTAACTTATATGCGTCGAAATCGTCTGGTTTGTGTTTCTACGAGGAGACAGAAATGGACCAACCATCAG ATTCTTGTGAAGAAGTCACAGTTCCCTTATGTCAGGATATGCCATATTATTCGACGTCATTCCCAAACATGTTTGGTCAAGTAAGCCAGGAAGATGCCGCACTTGAAGTTCATCTGTACGAGCCTCTCGTTCAGATGCAATGTTCACCACATATAAAAGAGTTTCTTTGCGCAGCCTACGTCCCTATGTGTGGTCCCACAATGCGCACACCTTGCAGAGAGCTGTGTCAAAGTGCACGAGCGGGATGTGAAGACCTCATGGTCAATTTTGGATTTGAATGGCCTGGACAGCTAGCCTGTGAATCTCTTCCTTCCTCTCAGGAGGATATGGATTGTTACATAGGAAGCCTACAAGATG ACTCGGCACAAACCAGCGGAACTTGTCAACCACTCCGTGTTCCATCTTGCTCTCACATGCCTTACAACTTTACTGAAATTCAAGACACAACACAGGAGCAGATTGAAACACTGATGCAAAATTACCTTCCTCTAATACAGCTAGGTTGTTCTTCGGCATTGACTAACTTTTTCTGTAGTATACATGCGCCCCCATGTACTATCACTGGCATGCCCTTCTTCCCTTGTCGAGAAGTGTGTGAAGCCGCTATAGATGGCTGTCCTATTCTGCAGCAAGCACCTGCAGACCAGTCAGTGGATTGTAATCTCTTTCCGCCGAGATCGTCTGGTATGTGTGTCTACGTGGAGACCGAAATGGACCAACCATCAG ACTCGGCACAAACCAGCGAAACTTGTCAACCACTCCGTGTTCCATCTTGCTCTCACATGCCTTACAACTATACTGAGATGCAAAACACAACACAGGAGCAGATTGAAACACTGATGCAAAATTACCTTCCTCTAATACAGCTAGGTTGTTCTTCGGCATTGACTAACTTTTTCTGTAGTATACATGCGCCCCCATGTAGTGTCAATGGAATGCCCAGCTTCCCTTGTCGAGAAATGTGTGAAGCCGCTATAGATGGCTGTCCTATTCTGCAGCAAGCACCTGCAGACCAGTCAGTGGATTGTAATCTCTTTCCGCCGAGATCGTCTGGTATGTGTGTCTACGTGGAGACCGAAATGGACCAACCATCAG GCGCAGAGTGTGAACCTTTAGAACTGACAACGTGCCAAGGGTTTGGGTACACGCATACCGCATTTCCAAATTACCTTGCTCAACAATCTCAATCAGAGGCAGCATTTTTTGCGGACATATTTGATTCGATTGAGAATACCGGAGAATGTGCGGACGTCTTTCTCGAGTATGCTTGTCAGCTTCTAGCGCCTAGGTGTGTTGGGGAACCCATGAGGAGGGTACCACCTTGTAGGCAACTATGTGAGAGAACTCGTACTGCCTGTGCAAGCCTCTTTGATTCAGAAGATTTGAGTTCGATAATTGATTGTGAAACACTCGACGCCTTTGGATCTTATTGTGAAGATGATGAAAATATCGATG AGCCTATATTCGCCAATGTAACCTACATAGCAACTCAACCACCGTCTCTCTGCGAGCCCGTAGCGGTAAGCATGTGCGCAGAACTCGGTTTCCATTTCACTACATCCCAGCAGGAGGCGTCAGCGACAGAAATGAACGGTGAAATGTCAAACATCATGCCGCTTGTTCAATCAATGTGCTCTCCATTGCTTCTTCCACTGACGTGTAGCGCATATACGCCAAGATGTGACCCCCTCACTGGTGGGGTAGAAATGCCTTGTCGTGAAATCTGCAGGGATGTGCTGAAAGATTGTAAGAAGGTTTTGAAGGGCATAGGAATCGAGGCACCATCGTTCCTCTCTTGTAAACGTTATCCGTCGAATGAAGATAGCGCTTGCGTAATGG ACATAGCGCCACCACTTGAACCAATAATTGCAGAATACACGCGTACGGATACGTCGTTAACTATAAGCGTAGAGCAGCCCGAAGGAACTTATGGAATTCCTGGGCGTGGTTTCTCAGGTTACAATATCATCCACGATATGGGAGTGGTGAGTCAAGACTCAGATGGAAGCCGAACAgatataacctttgacctcacacCCGAACAGAGTCTGCACCATATCGTGGTAACAGTCGTTCCATTCAACGGGTTTGGAGAAGGCCGTGCCACGGACATTTTAACCAAGTCCGACATGTCCATGCCAAGAC CTGGAAATCTTCAAGTTTCACCACAACCTGACGAAGACGGGTCTTACCAACTGACGAATACAGCACTGAACACATTTGCCTGTAGTAACGCAGCCGATGACGTCATGGCATATCCTGAATGGTCACGTAATGGCATTAAAGTAGAAGTTGAATCTGTTGAAT CTGCCAGCTACCATGTAGTGAGATATGGTGAACGTACCACTGTGCTTATTGTTACCAAAGTCGACTCTGCGATTTACACATGCAGTTTGGAAGGCGAATCCGAAGTTAGAAGATTACAGTTAAAAC TACCATGTGAAGGAATAACTCAACCATTTTGTGGCTATGAGTCTATTCAGCTACCAAACTTCTATGGCCACACGTCTGAGTCCGAAGCTATCTCCGATGCTATGGCATTTGTAACGTTGATTCAAGCTCAGTGTTCTGAGAATCTCTTCAATTTTGTCTGTGCGACATATACCCCCATGTGTGATGCACCAGTGCCGGTACTATGCCGCGAATTGTGTGAATCTGCTATGAGAGAATGCTCAGAAGTCATAACAGCTACCAATTTCCAATGGCCTGATCAAGCGTCGTGTGAGAACTTTCCTTCCATGGCAGATGGCAATTGCTATTCTGGGAGCAATCCTGAACCAGGCGCTGAGCCTGAACCAGAACCGGAAGTGTACCCCGAACCGGAACCAGAAATGACCCCCGAACCGGAAACTGAACCGATGCCCAATGCAACAG ATTCGGGTTCATCTAATGCTGCTCAACCTCCTGTCGTTCTCAAGAAACGTCGTTATGACATCTCAGAGCAAGGTGTATCTGGCAAGTTCCAAGGATGGGCAGATGTGCAGGGACAAGGCGCTGCCAATGATTATTGCAG AGTTCTCAAATTTAGAAAGAAGAGGTTCTACCTTGCCTGTGCTCTAGCAGGTTCCGACGATGAGTTGAGCTACACATCACCTGACATACGCTCAGGTGACTTCGACGAAGGTTTCAAAGATACCTGGTATATGAAAGACGAAGATGGCGACGGGCGAGACGATTTCTGCAG GTGTATCGATGGTACTGACACTCCCTACGTATCGTGCATGCG
- the LOC139977246 gene encoding uncharacterized protein isoform X11 — MLPCKIRGTDHTTTSRWKSISIMDQLRLFTCVVLLCALFVCSETKPNRRDTTCEEIRRRSTCADMGYDHTMFPNALGHESADSAEEALNVILSGLASVTGTGDQCYTLIRTFMCHSHVPMCVASSSTMLPPCREMCELLFSECGHIMQTIPQLSSLNCEMAPYSNSDITMPNCAPVSPVVEANVCCPRPFKNVGGACIKILKKARPQKSSVKSCEADGATFAKLAPRDHLIPFLQSELFDTADNMWLGISVEDGARLVWTFDGTEVAPEYLMGGGLSPDDIGSRKTCFILDAEGEIGVADCRNTDAPTLCQVSNECPFGISSTPRVVEVTPPDEGVSNGTSVTSDGEEREEDRDTPFVPLPESGECEAQTMVLCRDLGYTMTRFPNALGMPNQEDAFNELKRWAPLIGIGCSPHMKELLCSLYAPPCMSASSPAQLPCREVCESAKEGCLPQMQKFGHSWPNVINCTKFASYSGSESCYMGSLTVSDSPSGSASGTCELIEDPMCLDFGYSYTMMPNGFGQATQMEASMGMNAFQSLILLGCSPALPSFLCGMFYPVCTNGINVLPCRSLCETARSGCASFVEAIGLEWPPELDCANLQEDELCFNGTSMSEMPGESEESMTPPSGPILGSCEEISSPMCKNLPYSSTSLPNNFGHQSQDAVNAVIVQMLPLVQIECSPHLEELLCLVHFPPCGSLRSQVPCRELCEAAMSGCAPIMSEFGYEWPEYLNCEELPSFSQTTCFMGSIALFDKSNSAQTSETCQPLRVPSCSHMPYNYTEMQNTTQEQIETLMQNYLPLIQLGCSSALTNFFCSIHAPPCSVNGMPSFPCREMCEAAIDGCPILQQAPADQSVDCNLFPPRSSGMCVYVETEMDQPSGAECEPLELTTCQGFGYTHTAFPNYLAQQSQSEAAFFADIFDSIENTGECADVFLEYACQLLAPRCVGEPMRRVPPCRQLCERTRTACASLFDSEDLSSIIDCETLDAFGSYCEDDENIDEPIFANVTYIATQPPSLCEPVAVSMCAELGFHFTTSQQEASATEMNGEMSNIMPLVQSMCSPLLLPLTCSAYTPRCDPLTGGVEMPCREICRDVLKDCKKVLKGIGIEAPSFLSCKRYPSNEDSACVMDIAPPLEPIIAEYTRTDTSLTISVEQPEGTYGIPGRGFSGYNIIHDMGVVSQDSDGSRTDITFDLTPEQSLHHIVVTVVPFNGFGEGRATDILTKSDMSMPRPGNLQVSPQPDEDGSYQLTNTALNTFACSNAADDVMAYPEWSRNGIKVEVESVESASYHVVRYGERTTVLIVTKVDSAIYTCSLEGESEVRRLQLKLPCEGITQPFCGYESIQLPNFYGHTSESEAISDAMAFVTLIQAQCSENLFNFVCATYTPMCDAPVPVLCRELCESAMRECSEVITATNFQWPDQASCENFPSMADGNCYSGSNPEPGAEPEPEPEVYPEPEPEMTPEPETEPMPNATDSGSSNAAQPPVVLKKRRYDISEQGVSGKFQGWADVQGQGAANDYCRVLKFRKKRFYLACALAGSDDELSYTSPDIRSGDFDEGFKDTWYMKDEDGDGRDDFCRCIDGTDTPYVSCMRAGDDGFEGHYDFTPTESVTPINCQKIRVNPFLGHPQIDN; from the exons ATGCTACCCTGCAAGATCAGAGGTACAGATCATACGACCACCTCTCGCTGGAAGTCTATTTCGATCATGGATCAGCTTAGGCTCTTTACCTGTGTAGTCCTTCTATGCG cCCTCTTTGTTTGCTCGGAAACCAAACCAAACCGTCGAGACACAACATGCGAGGAGATCAGGCGAAGATCGACATGTGCTGACATGGGCTATGATCACACAATGTTCCCAAACGCTCTTGGCCATGAGTCGGCAGATTCTGCGGAAGAAGCATTAAATGTAATTCTCTCCGGATTAGCCAGCGTAACTGGCACTGGAGACCAATGCTATACCTTAATACGTACATTCATGTGCCATTCGCATGTGCCCATGTGCGTTGCCAGCTCATCTACAATGCTGCCACCATGCAG GGAAATGTGCGAGTTACTGTTTTCAGAGTGCGGTCATATTATGCAGACTATTCCACAACTTTCTAGTCTTAATTGTGAAATGGCGCCATACTCTAACAGTGATATAACCATGCCAAATTGTGCCCCCGTTTCTCCTGTTGTTGAAG CAAATGTTTGCTGCCCTCGACCCTTCAAAAATGTGGGTGGCGCCTGCATTAAAATACTGAAGAAAGCACGGCCACAAAAGTCATCGGTAAAGAGCTGCGAAGCAGATGGTGCTACCTTTGCCAAACTCGCTCCTCGAGATCATCTGATT CCATTTCTTCAGTCAGAATTGTTCGACACTGCCGACAACATGTGGCTGGGAATCAGTGTTGAAGATGGCGCTCGATTGGTTTGGACTTTCGATGGTACAGAAGTTGCTCCTGA ATATTTGATGGGCGGAGGTCTGTCTCCGGACGACATTGGTAGCAGGAAAACTTGTTTCATTCTGGATGCTGAAGGCGAAATAGGAGTAGCTGATTGCAGAAATACTGACGCTCCTACTCTTTGCCAGGTCTCAAACGAATGCCCGTTTGGCATAA GTAGCACACCACGAGTTGTAGAGGTAACACCACCTGATGAGGGAGTTTCCAACGGCACCTCCGTCACCTCCGATggagaagaaagagaagagGATCGAGACACACCTTTTGTGCCTCTTCCAGAATCAGGAGAATGTGAAGCACAGACAATGGTTCTTTGTCGTGATCTGGGGTACACAATGACTCGCTTTCCAAACGCACTCGGAATGCCGAATCAAGAGGATGCCTTCAACGAGTTGAAGAGATGGGCTCCTCTCATAGGGATAGGCTGTTCGCCTCACATGAAGGAACTTCTCTGTTCTCTCTACGCTCCACCATGTATGTCTGCTTCCTCCCCAGCACAACTTCCATGTCGAGAGGTTTGTGAATCTGCAAAGGAAGGATGTCTCCCACAGATGCAAAAATTTGGACACAGTTGGCCAAATGTGATCAATTGCACAAAATTTGCTTCCTACAGCGGTTCTGAGTCGTGCTACATGGGGTCATTAACAGTGTCAGACTCACCATCTG gcTCAGCGTCTGGTACATGTGAGCTAATTGAAGATCCAATGTGTCTTGACTTTGGATATAGCTACACGATGATGCCTAATGGATTTGGTCAAGCCACCCAAATGGAAGCCAGCATGGGTATGAATGCATTCCAGTCACTCATTCTTCTTGGTTGTTCACCGGCCCTTCCAAGTTTCCTTTGTGGCATGTTTTATCCAGTGTGTACGAATGGCATTAACGTTCTGCCGTGCAGAAGTCTCTGTGAGACCGCTCGCTCTGGGTGTGCATCATTTGTTGAAGCCATTGGCTTGGAATGGCCTCCTGAGCTTGACTGTGCCAACTTACAAGAAGACGAACTGTGCTTTAACGGAACTTCAATGTCAGAAATGCCAGGCGAATCAGAAGAATCAATGACACCACCCTCAG GACCGATATTGGGATCTTGCGAGGAGATATCTTCACCCATGTGCAAGAACTTACCATACTCATCTACGTCGTTACCAAACAACTTTGGTCATCAATCTCAGGATGCCGTGAATGCAGTAATCGTGCAAATGTTACCTCTCGTTCAAATCGAGTGTTCTCCCCACCTCGAGGAGCTTCTTTGCTTAGTACATTTTCCTCCCTGTGGGTCTTTACGATCACAGGTTCCATGCCGTGAGTTATGTGAGGCTGCAATGAGTGGATGTGCCCCCATAATGAGTGAATTCGGATATGAATGGCCTGAATATTTGAATTGTGAAGAGCTTCCGTCTTTCAGCCAAACCACCTGCTTCATGGGCAGCATAGCTCTATTCGATAAGTCCA ACTCGGCACAAACCAGCGAAACTTGTCAACCACTCCGTGTTCCATCTTGCTCTCACATGCCTTACAACTATACTGAGATGCAAAACACAACACAGGAGCAGATTGAAACACTGATGCAAAATTACCTTCCTCTAATACAGCTAGGTTGTTCTTCGGCATTGACTAACTTTTTCTGTAGTATACATGCGCCCCCATGTAGTGTCAATGGAATGCCCAGCTTCCCTTGTCGAGAAATGTGTGAAGCCGCTATAGATGGCTGTCCTATTCTGCAGCAAGCACCTGCAGACCAGTCAGTGGATTGTAATCTCTTTCCGCCGAGATCGTCTGGTATGTGTGTCTACGTGGAGACCGAAATGGACCAACCATCAG GCGCAGAGTGTGAACCTTTAGAACTGACAACGTGCCAAGGGTTTGGGTACACGCATACCGCATTTCCAAATTACCTTGCTCAACAATCTCAATCAGAGGCAGCATTTTTTGCGGACATATTTGATTCGATTGAGAATACCGGAGAATGTGCGGACGTCTTTCTCGAGTATGCTTGTCAGCTTCTAGCGCCTAGGTGTGTTGGGGAACCCATGAGGAGGGTACCACCTTGTAGGCAACTATGTGAGAGAACTCGTACTGCCTGTGCAAGCCTCTTTGATTCAGAAGATTTGAGTTCGATAATTGATTGTGAAACACTCGACGCCTTTGGATCTTATTGTGAAGATGATGAAAATATCGATG AGCCTATATTCGCCAATGTAACCTACATAGCAACTCAACCACCGTCTCTCTGCGAGCCCGTAGCGGTAAGCATGTGCGCAGAACTCGGTTTCCATTTCACTACATCCCAGCAGGAGGCGTCAGCGACAGAAATGAACGGTGAAATGTCAAACATCATGCCGCTTGTTCAATCAATGTGCTCTCCATTGCTTCTTCCACTGACGTGTAGCGCATATACGCCAAGATGTGACCCCCTCACTGGTGGGGTAGAAATGCCTTGTCGTGAAATCTGCAGGGATGTGCTGAAAGATTGTAAGAAGGTTTTGAAGGGCATAGGAATCGAGGCACCATCGTTCCTCTCTTGTAAACGTTATCCGTCGAATGAAGATAGCGCTTGCGTAATGG ACATAGCGCCACCACTTGAACCAATAATTGCAGAATACACGCGTACGGATACGTCGTTAACTATAAGCGTAGAGCAGCCCGAAGGAACTTATGGAATTCCTGGGCGTGGTTTCTCAGGTTACAATATCATCCACGATATGGGAGTGGTGAGTCAAGACTCAGATGGAAGCCGAACAgatataacctttgacctcacacCCGAACAGAGTCTGCACCATATCGTGGTAACAGTCGTTCCATTCAACGGGTTTGGAGAAGGCCGTGCCACGGACATTTTAACCAAGTCCGACATGTCCATGCCAAGAC CTGGAAATCTTCAAGTTTCACCACAACCTGACGAAGACGGGTCTTACCAACTGACGAATACAGCACTGAACACATTTGCCTGTAGTAACGCAGCCGATGACGTCATGGCATATCCTGAATGGTCACGTAATGGCATTAAAGTAGAAGTTGAATCTGTTGAAT CTGCCAGCTACCATGTAGTGAGATATGGTGAACGTACCACTGTGCTTATTGTTACCAAAGTCGACTCTGCGATTTACACATGCAGTTTGGAAGGCGAATCCGAAGTTAGAAGATTACAGTTAAAAC TACCATGTGAAGGAATAACTCAACCATTTTGTGGCTATGAGTCTATTCAGCTACCAAACTTCTATGGCCACACGTCTGAGTCCGAAGCTATCTCCGATGCTATGGCATTTGTAACGTTGATTCAAGCTCAGTGTTCTGAGAATCTCTTCAATTTTGTCTGTGCGACATATACCCCCATGTGTGATGCACCAGTGCCGGTACTATGCCGCGAATTGTGTGAATCTGCTATGAGAGAATGCTCAGAAGTCATAACAGCTACCAATTTCCAATGGCCTGATCAAGCGTCGTGTGAGAACTTTCCTTCCATGGCAGATGGCAATTGCTATTCTGGGAGCAATCCTGAACCAGGCGCTGAGCCTGAACCAGAACCGGAAGTGTACCCCGAACCGGAACCAGAAATGACCCCCGAACCGGAAACTGAACCGATGCCCAATGCAACAG ATTCGGGTTCATCTAATGCTGCTCAACCTCCTGTCGTTCTCAAGAAACGTCGTTATGACATCTCAGAGCAAGGTGTATCTGGCAAGTTCCAAGGATGGGCAGATGTGCAGGGACAAGGCGCTGCCAATGATTATTGCAG AGTTCTCAAATTTAGAAAGAAGAGGTTCTACCTTGCCTGTGCTCTAGCAGGTTCCGACGATGAGTTGAGCTACACATCACCTGACATACGCTCAGGTGACTTCGACGAAGGTTTCAAAGATACCTGGTATATGAAAGACGAAGATGGCGACGGGCGAGACGATTTCTGCAG GTGTATCGATGGTACTGACACTCCCTACGTATCGTGCATGCG